The proteins below are encoded in one region of Podarcis raffonei isolate rPodRaf1 chromosome 8, rPodRaf1.pri, whole genome shotgun sequence:
- the DMKN gene encoding dermokine isoform X2 produces the protein MKFQVATAFLGLCLLSLRSTQAAPANDYEGLGGNAHSFDGNNAGSGSFNNNGNEFWVYGGNGGSFDGNKAGSGSFNNNGNQYGGNGGNAGSFDGNSVGSDSFNNNGNQFWAYGGNSGSFDNNNAGDNSFNNNGNNNDDPIVWY, from the exons ATGAAGTTCCAGGTTGCAACTGCTTTCCTCGGCCTCTGCCTGCTGTCTCTGCGCAGCACCCAAGCTGCACCTGCG AACGATTATGAGGGATTAGGAGGA AATGCACACAGTTTTGATGGCAACAACGCAGGATCTGGCAGCTTCAACAACAATGGA AACGAGTTTTGGGTGTATGGAGGA AATGGAGGCAGCTTTGATGGCAACAAAGCAGGATCTGGCAGCTTCAACAACAACGGA AACCAGTATGGGGGGAATGGAGGA AATGCAGGCAGCTTTGATGGCAACAGCGTAGGATCTGACAGCTTCAACAACAATGGA AACCAGTTTTGGGCATATGGAGGA AACAGTGGAAGTTTTGATAACAACAATGCTGGTGACAACAGCTTCAACAACAATGGA AATAATAATGATGACCCCATTGTTTGG TATTAG
- the DMKN gene encoding dermokine isoform X1, translated as MKFQVATAFLGLCLLSLRSTQAAPANGGSFDGNNVGSGSFNNNGNDYEGLGGNAHSFDGNNAGSGSFNNNGNEFWVYGGNGGSFDGNKAGSGSFNNNGNQYGGNGGNAGSFDGNSVGSDSFNNNGNQFWAYGGNSGSFDNNNAGDNSFNNNGNNNDDPIVWY; from the exons ATGAAGTTCCAGGTTGCAACTGCTTTCCTCGGCCTCTGCCTGCTGTCTCTGCGCAGCACCCAAGCTGCACCTGCG AATGGAGGCAGCTTTGATGGCAACAATGTAGGATCTGGCAGCTTCAACAACAATGGA AACGATTATGAGGGATTAGGAGGA AATGCACACAGTTTTGATGGCAACAACGCAGGATCTGGCAGCTTCAACAACAATGGA AACGAGTTTTGGGTGTATGGAGGA AATGGAGGCAGCTTTGATGGCAACAAAGCAGGATCTGGCAGCTTCAACAACAACGGA AACCAGTATGGGGGGAATGGAGGA AATGCAGGCAGCTTTGATGGCAACAGCGTAGGATCTGACAGCTTCAACAACAATGGA AACCAGTTTTGGGCATATGGAGGA AACAGTGGAAGTTTTGATAACAACAATGCTGGTGACAACAGCTTCAACAACAATGGA AATAATAATGATGACCCCATTGTTTGG TATTAG
- the LOC128418507 gene encoding immunoglobulin lambda-1 light chain-like, whose product MKLKQVYLLLGISFLLCISSLPTAFGVHYSVVQFPAEVTAIVGDNVTLKCAFSIQTGKPTSAKGGMSWLKGPRTAESVVVPGPRFSLSYPDTFLSPGEGLLVITNVSLEDAGSYTCQVMVLGEEEMCGNGVKLHVYARPTQPVVFLQLQTQPESKWTLVCRTGGFYPAPVRLTWYHSGLQLNSSQQDCTDPTGFSQASSFLGLPDPDQRASYTCSVEHPSVSEPISVQYSYEPQSRFSSPPLVIEVLNLLKIGVIFGITIALLALGCIDCCKKHLRRSSVGQATELQHQVLGSDIKGYF is encoded by the exons ATGAAGCTGAAACAGGTTTATCTCCTGCTGGGAATTTCCTTCCTGCTCTGCATCTCAAGCCTTCCCACAG CCTTCGGCGTCCATTACTCGGTGGTCCAGTTTCCAGCAGAGGTCACTGCCATCGTGGGAGACAACGTCACCCTGAAATGTGCCTTCTCCATCCAGACTGGGAAGCCCACTTCAGCCAAGGGGGGAATGTCCTGGTTGAAAGGCCCAAGGACGGCAGAATCTGTGGTGGTCCcaggaccccgcttcagcctgtCTTATCCAGACACCTTCCTCAGCCCAGGAGAGGGACTGCTGGTCATCACCAATGTCTCCTTGGAGGATGCTGGGAGCTACACTTGCCAAGTGATGGTGTTGGGTGAAGAGGAGATGTGTGGCAATGGGGTCAAGCTCCATGTTTATG CTCGCCCCACCCAGCCGGTCGTTTTCCTGCAACTCCAGACTCAGCCTGAATCCAAATGGACCCTCGTTTGCAGAACGGGAGGCTTCTACCCTGCTCCGGTGCGGCTCACGTGGTATCATTCTGGACTCCAGCTGAATTCCTCCCAGCAGGATTGTACAGATCCCACCGGGTTCTCCCAGGCTTCTAGCTTCTTAGGTTTGCCTGATCCTGACCAGAGGGCGAGCTACACTTGCAGCGTGGAGCACCCATCGGTGTCCGAGCCGATAAGCGTTCAGTACTCTTATG AACCACAGAGCcggttctcttcccctcccttggTGATTGAAGTTCTGAACCTGCTGAAGATTGGGGTAATCTTTGGCATCACCATTGCCCTTCTTGCACTAG GGTGCATAGATTGTTGCAAAAAGCATTTGAGAAGATCTTCGGTAGGTCAGGCTACAGAACTGCAACATCAGGTCCTAGGATCTGACATCAAGGGGTACTTCTAA
- the DMKN gene encoding dermokine isoform X3, producing the protein MKFQVATAFLGLCLLSLRSTQAAPANGGSFDGNNVGSGSFNNNGNDYEGLGGNAHSFDGNNAGSGSFNNNGNEFWVYGGNAGSFDGNSVGSDSFNNNGNQFWAYGGNSGSFDNNNAGDNSFNNNGNNNDDPIVWY; encoded by the exons ATGAAGTTCCAGGTTGCAACTGCTTTCCTCGGCCTCTGCCTGCTGTCTCTGCGCAGCACCCAAGCTGCACCTGCG AATGGAGGCAGCTTTGATGGCAACAATGTAGGATCTGGCAGCTTCAACAACAATGGA AACGATTATGAGGGATTAGGAGGA AATGCACACAGTTTTGATGGCAACAACGCAGGATCTGGCAGCTTCAACAACAATGGA AACGAGTTTTGGGTGTATGGAGGA AATGCAGGCAGCTTTGATGGCAACAGCGTAGGATCTGACAGCTTCAACAACAATGGA AACCAGTTTTGGGCATATGGAGGA AACAGTGGAAGTTTTGATAACAACAATGCTGGTGACAACAGCTTCAACAACAATGGA AATAATAATGATGACCCCATTGTTTGG TATTAG
- the DMKN gene encoding dermokine isoform X4, with protein MKFQVATAFLGLCLLSLRSTQAAPANGGSFDGNNVGSGSFNNNGNDYEGLGGNGGSFDGNKAGSGSFNNNGNQYGGNGGNAGSFDGNSVGSDSFNNNGNQFWAYGGNSGSFDNNNAGDNSFNNNGNNNDDPIVWY; from the exons ATGAAGTTCCAGGTTGCAACTGCTTTCCTCGGCCTCTGCCTGCTGTCTCTGCGCAGCACCCAAGCTGCACCTGCG AATGGAGGCAGCTTTGATGGCAACAATGTAGGATCTGGCAGCTTCAACAACAATGGA AACGATTATGAGGGATTAGGAGGA AATGGAGGCAGCTTTGATGGCAACAAAGCAGGATCTGGCAGCTTCAACAACAACGGA AACCAGTATGGGGGGAATGGAGGA AATGCAGGCAGCTTTGATGGCAACAGCGTAGGATCTGACAGCTTCAACAACAATGGA AACCAGTTTTGGGCATATGGAGGA AACAGTGGAAGTTTTGATAACAACAATGCTGGTGACAACAGCTTCAACAACAATGGA AATAATAATGATGACCCCATTGTTTGG TATTAG